A DNA window from Pseudorasbora parva isolate DD20220531a chromosome 19, ASM2467924v1, whole genome shotgun sequence contains the following coding sequences:
- the tac1 gene encoding protachykinin-1, which translates to MKFILPVVVIFLVLCQVFGEELGPKEDLDYWTASNQAQDEWLQADPFREILRRMTRKPRPHQFIGLMGKRSSANAQITRKRHKINSFVGLMGKRSQEEPESYEWGTVQIYDKRR; encoded by the exons ATGAAATTTATCTTACCGGTCGTAgtcatttttcttgttttgtgtcAAGTTTTTGGAGAAGAATTGGGTCCAAAAGAAGACCTTGATTATTGGACAGCCAGCAATCAGGCACAG GATGAGTGGCTTCAGGCGGATCCCTTCAGAGAGATACTAAGACGTATGACGAGGAAACCCCGACCTCATCAGTTCATTGGTCTGATGGGGAAACGGTCCTCTG CAAATGCACAGATTACACGAAAAA GGCATAAAATCAATTCTTTTGTGGGACTGATGGGTAAAAGAAGCCAAGAGGAGCCAG AATCGTATGAATGGGGAACAGTACAGATCTACGACAAAAGGCGTTAA